The following coding sequences lie in one Actinomycetes bacterium genomic window:
- the dop gene encoding depupylase/deamidase Dop: MAITKVMGIETEYGITVPGSPDSNPVLASSLLVNAFSGRGRKVRWDYEEESPLRDARGFEAAREPEAPTDDDLGLANVILTNGARYYVDHAHPEFSSPECLDPRTLVTYDKAGERILAESARRAVELAPGGRRIQIYKNNTDGKGTSYGTHENFLVDRTTAFARIVRDLTAFLVTRQVFAGAGSLVRDHHDGSVGFQIAQRSQFFEVEVGLETTLKRPIINTRDEPHADPERYRRLHVIIGDANMNEVATFLKTGALAVVLNMIEDNATPGEEWQLANPVQALRAIARDPTLKETVERKDGHHVTPCEIQWAYLDAAKSYLKDRETSHWQLEVLERWEAVLSQLEDDPRKASRTVDWVTKYTLMQQIADRDGLDWDDAKLALVDLQYHDVRMDKGLYYRLAAGGRVERLVAEQEIVKATTEPPEDTRAYFRGRCLAKYAPQIAAAGWDAIIFDIGRETLQRVPMLEPTRGTAAHTAAVLDGSPTAEDLIRNLQG; encoded by the coding sequence ATGGCCATCACCAAGGTCATGGGGATCGAGACCGAGTACGGCATCACGGTTCCAGGCTCGCCCGACTCCAACCCCGTCCTCGCCTCCAGCCTGCTCGTGAACGCGTTCTCCGGGCGGGGCCGCAAGGTACGCTGGGACTACGAGGAGGAGTCGCCCCTGCGCGACGCGCGCGGCTTCGAGGCCGCGCGCGAGCCCGAGGCGCCCACCGACGACGACCTCGGCCTGGCCAACGTCATCCTCACCAACGGCGCGCGCTACTACGTCGACCACGCCCACCCGGAGTTCTCCTCCCCCGAGTGCCTGGACCCGCGTACGCTGGTCACCTACGACAAGGCGGGGGAGCGGATCCTGGCCGAGTCCGCCCGCCGGGCGGTCGAGCTCGCCCCCGGCGGCCGGCGCATCCAGATCTACAAGAACAACACCGACGGCAAGGGCACCTCCTACGGCACCCACGAGAACTTCCTGGTCGACCGGACCACCGCGTTCGCCCGCATCGTCAGGGACCTGACCGCCTTCCTGGTCACCCGCCAGGTCTTCGCCGGCGCCGGGAGCCTGGTCCGCGACCACCACGACGGCTCGGTCGGGTTCCAGATCGCCCAGCGCTCCCAGTTCTTCGAGGTCGAGGTCGGGCTGGAGACGACCCTCAAGCGCCCGATCATCAACACCCGGGACGAGCCCCACGCCGACCCCGAGCGCTACCGGCGCCTGCACGTGATCATCGGCGACGCGAACATGAACGAGGTGGCCACGTTCCTGAAGACCGGCGCGCTCGCGGTCGTGCTCAACATGATCGAGGACAACGCCACGCCCGGCGAGGAGTGGCAACTCGCCAACCCGGTCCAGGCCCTGCGCGCCATCGCCAGGGACCCGACCCTCAAGGAGACGGTCGAGCGCAAGGACGGCCACCACGTCACCCCGTGCGAGATCCAGTGGGCCTACCTGGATGCGGCCAAGTCCTACCTGAAGGACCGCGAGACCTCGCACTGGCAGCTCGAGGTGCTCGAGCGCTGGGAGGCGGTGCTGTCCCAGCTCGAGGACGACCCGCGGAAGGCCAGCCGCACGGTCGACTGGGTCACCAAGTACACGCTCATGCAGCAGATCGCCGACCGTGACGGGCTCGACTGGGACGACGCCAAGCTCGCCCTGGTGGATCTCCAGTACCACGACGTGCGCATGGACAAGGGCCTGTACTACCGGCTCGCCGCCGGTGGCCGGGTCGAGCGGCTGGTGGCCGAGCAGGAGATCGTCAAGGCCACCACCGAGCCGCCCGAGGACACCAGGGCGTACTTCCGCGGCCGCTGCCTGGCCAAGTACGCCCCCCAGATCGCCGCGGCGGGCTGGGACGCGATCATCTTCGACATCGGGCGGGAGACCCTGCAGCGGGTGCCGATGCTGGAGCCGACGCGGGGCACCGCGGCCCACACCGCGGCCGTCCTGGACGGCAGCCCGACAGCAGAGGACCTCATCCGCAACCTACAGGGATAG
- a CDS encoding ubiquitin-like protein Pup → MAKDSGGAEQKRRAAGKQDADTDDVQASADVTEKGEELKEELDALLDEIDDVLEENAEEFVKQYVQKGGQ, encoded by the coding sequence ATGGCGAAGGACAGCGGCGGCGCCGAGCAGAAGCGCCGCGCCGCGGGCAAGCAGGACGCCGACACCGACGACGTCCAAGCGTCTGCCGACGTCACCGAGAAGGGCGAGGAGCTCAAGGAAGAACTGGACGCCCTCCTCGATGAAATTGACGACGTTCTAGAAGAAAATGCAGAAGAATTCGTGAAGCAATATGTGCAGAAAGGGGGCCAATGA